From Peromyscus maniculatus bairdii isolate BWxNUB_F1_BW_parent chromosome 8, HU_Pman_BW_mat_3.1, whole genome shotgun sequence, a single genomic window includes:
- the Pex12 gene encoding peroxisome assembly protein 12 isoform X2 — protein sequence MAEHGAHITTAAVADDHPSIFEVVAQDSLMTAVRPALQHVVKVLAESNPAHYGFFWRWFDEIFTLLDFLLQQHYLSRTSASFSEHFYGLKRIVAGSSQQLQRPASAGLPKQQLWKSTVFLVLLPYLKVKLEKLASSLREEDEYSIHPPSSHWKRFYRAFLAAYPFVNMAWEGWFLTQQLRYILGKAEHHSPLLKLAGVRLGRLTAQDIQAIEHRLSEASAMKDPVRSVGEKIKSALKKAVGGVALSLSTGLSVGVFFLQFLDWWYSSENQETIKSLTALPTPPPPVHLDYNSDSPLLPKMKTVCPLCRKTRVNDTVLATSGYVFCYRCVFNYVRSHQTCPITGYPTEVQHLIKLYSPEN from the exons ATGGCTGAGCACGGGGCTCATATCACAACTGCTGCGGTCGCGGAcgaccatccatccatctttgagGTGGTAGCACAGGACAGTTTAATGACAGCAGTGAGACCTGCTCTTCAGCATGTGGTCAAG GTTCTTGCAGAATCAAATCCTGCACACTACGGCTTCTTTTGGAGGTGGTTTGATGAAATCTTCACTCTGCTAGACTTTCTGCTCCAGCAGCATTATCTTTCTAGAACCAGTGCCTCATTCTCTGAACATTTTTATGGCTTAAAGCGGATTGTAGCCGGGAGCTCACAGCAGCTTCAGAGACCAGCCAGTGCTGGTCTTCCCAAGCAGCAACTTTGGAAATCCACCGTGTTCCTCGTTCTTCTTCCCTATCTGAAAGTGAAGCTGGAGAAGCTGGCTTCTAGCTTAAGAGAAGAGGATGAATACTCTATTCACCCTCCTTCTTCGCACTGGAAACGATTCTACAGAGCCTTCCTGGCGGCCTACCCGTTTGTTAATATGGCCTGGGAAGGCTGGTTTCTTACACAACAACTTCGATACATTCTAGGAAAAGCCGAGCACCACTCTCCCCTGCTGAAACTGGCTGGAGTTCGGCTGGGTCGACTGACAGCTCAGGACATACAAGCTATAGAGCATAGACTGTCTGAAGCCAGTGCCATGAAGGACCCCGTCAGAAG CGTTGGTGAGAAGATAAAGTCAGCTCTGAAGAAAGCTGTGGGAGGTGTCGCCTTATCCCTCTCCACTGGCCTTTCCGTGGGTGTCTTCTTCCTGCAGTTCCTTGACTGGTGGTACTCTTCTGAGAATCAAGAAACCATCAAATCACTGACTGCTCTGCCTACCCCGCCACCACCTGTACACCTAGACTACAACTCGGATTCTCCCCTGTTACCCAAAATGAAGACAGTGTGCCCGCTGTGTCGTAAAACTAGGGTGAATGATACAGTTCTTGCCACCTCTGGCTATGTGTTCTGTTACCgctgtgtgtttaattatgtgagGAGTCACCAGACCTGTCCCATCACAGGCTATCCAACAGAAGTCCAGCATCTAATTAAACTCTACTCTCCAGAGAACTGA
- the Pex12 gene encoding peroxisome assembly protein 12 isoform X1 — protein MAEHGAHITTAAVADDHPSIFEVVAQDSLMTAVRPALQHVVKVLAESNPAHYGFFWRWFDEIFTLLDFLLQQHYLSRTSASFSEHFYGLKRIVAGSSQQLQRPASAGLPKQQLWKSTVFLVLLPYLKVKLEKLASSLREEDEYSIHPPSSHWKRFYRAFLAAYPFVNMAWEGWFLTQQLRYILGKAEHHSPLLKLAGVRLGRLTAQDIQAIEHRLSEASAMKDPVRSSVGEKIKSALKKAVGGVALSLSTGLSVGVFFLQFLDWWYSSENQETIKSLTALPTPPPPVHLDYNSDSPLLPKMKTVCPLCRKTRVNDTVLATSGYVFCYRCVFNYVRSHQTCPITGYPTEVQHLIKLYSPEN, from the exons ATGGCTGAGCACGGGGCTCATATCACAACTGCTGCGGTCGCGGAcgaccatccatccatctttgagGTGGTAGCACAGGACAGTTTAATGACAGCAGTGAGACCTGCTCTTCAGCATGTGGTCAAG GTTCTTGCAGAATCAAATCCTGCACACTACGGCTTCTTTTGGAGGTGGTTTGATGAAATCTTCACTCTGCTAGACTTTCTGCTCCAGCAGCATTATCTTTCTAGAACCAGTGCCTCATTCTCTGAACATTTTTATGGCTTAAAGCGGATTGTAGCCGGGAGCTCACAGCAGCTTCAGAGACCAGCCAGTGCTGGTCTTCCCAAGCAGCAACTTTGGAAATCCACCGTGTTCCTCGTTCTTCTTCCCTATCTGAAAGTGAAGCTGGAGAAGCTGGCTTCTAGCTTAAGAGAAGAGGATGAATACTCTATTCACCCTCCTTCTTCGCACTGGAAACGATTCTACAGAGCCTTCCTGGCGGCCTACCCGTTTGTTAATATGGCCTGGGAAGGCTGGTTTCTTACACAACAACTTCGATACATTCTAGGAAAAGCCGAGCACCACTCTCCCCTGCTGAAACTGGCTGGAGTTCGGCTGGGTCGACTGACAGCTCAGGACATACAAGCTATAGAGCATAGACTGTCTGAAGCCAGTGCCATGAAGGACCCCGTCAGAAG CAGCGTTGGTGAGAAGATAAAGTCAGCTCTGAAGAAAGCTGTGGGAGGTGTCGCCTTATCCCTCTCCACTGGCCTTTCCGTGGGTGTCTTCTTCCTGCAGTTCCTTGACTGGTGGTACTCTTCTGAGAATCAAGAAACCATCAAATCACTGACTGCTCTGCCTACCCCGCCACCACCTGTACACCTAGACTACAACTCGGATTCTCCCCTGTTACCCAAAATGAAGACAGTGTGCCCGCTGTGTCGTAAAACTAGGGTGAATGATACAGTTCTTGCCACCTCTGGCTATGTGTTCTGTTACCgctgtgtgtttaattatgtgagGAGTCACCAGACCTGTCCCATCACAGGCTATCCAACAGAAGTCCAGCATCTAATTAAACTCTACTCTCCAGAGAACTGA